TCCTCGTCGTCCTCAGAGCTGTGCCTGCTCGGGGTGCTGTGCATCAGCTGATCACGTGCGCCGGAAGGCGCGCCCCGGGCGCCGGGCGGCGCCGGTGGGCTACGGCCAGCCCGCTCCCGGCACGGCGACCTGGAGGGTGAGCACCTGACCGGTGCCCGGCGCCACCGGCTCGAGCTCGGTCATGCCCTGCCATTGCGCTGCCACGATGAACAGGGTCATGCCGTCGGGACCGCCCAGCGCGCAGGCGAAGCAGCCGCGGTCCAGCGTCACGGTCTGCAGGACCGTCCCGCCCACGCCGACGCGCACGCACCGCCGGTTGGGGACGTCGGCGTACCAGACGGCGTTCTGCGCGTCGACGCAGATGCCGTCCGGGGTGCCCTGCCCGAGGTCGGCCCAGACGCGTCGGTTGGACAGGGTGCCGTCCATGCCGATGTCGAAGGCCACCAGGTGGTGGCGGTAGGAGTCCGCGACGATCAGGGTGGAGTTGTCGGGGGTGACCGCCATGCCGTTGGGAAACGCGATGTCGTCGGCGACCTGGCGCACGGAGCCGTCGGGTGTGGCCAGGTGGACGAAACCCGGCCTGACCTCCTCGCCCGCCATCGGGTTGAAGCCTGCGCGGTTGACGTAGGCGTTGCCGCGACCGTCCACCACGATGTCGTTCCAGCCGGGCCGGCCGAGGTCCGCGTGAGTGACCAGGGTGCCGTCCGGCTCTCGGCGCAGCAGCAGCCCGTCGGGGGACGAGACGATCACCAGACGGCCGTCGGGGAGCCAGGCGGTGCACAGCGGCAACGACGCCACCCGGGCGATCACTTCGCCGTGGCCGGCGAGGTCGACCGAGATGACCTCGCCGGCGGACCAGTCGGAGAAGTACAGGCGGTCGCCGTGCCAGCGCGGGGACTCCACCAGGCCCCTGCCGGTGAGCAGTGTCCGTACCCCGGCCATTCTCATCACAGCCCTTCGCATCGGCCGGCCCGGCGCCGGCGCCTCACCATCCATACGAACACCGGGTGGCCGCATCGGCAGGCTCCCCGGTGTGCGGGGCTGGGAAGTCGGCCGCGGGGGCGGTCCACCGCGGCCGACTTCCGGCCGTACGACGGTCAGCCGATGCGGTGCACCCGCTGGGTGGTCAGCTCGTAGCGGGCGCCGACGATGGTCAGGGCGCCGGAGTCCACCTTTGCGGCGAGGTCGGGTTCCGCCGCGAGCCGGGACCGTATGAGCCGGATGTTGGCGTCGATCGTCGCGTCGACGCGCGCGTCGCCCGTCTTGCTGTGATCGATGGCGGGCCTGATCTGGTCGGCCAGGTACTGGATGTGGGCGGGCAGTGCCTCGCCCGACTCGTCCGCCTGGACCGTCGCCTTCACCGCTCCGCACGACTGGTGGCCGAGCACCATGAGCAGGGGGATCCCCAGTTCGAGCACGCCGTACGCGAGGCTGCCGAGCACGGCCTCGTCGAGGACCTGGCCGCCGCTCCGTATGGTCATCAGGTCGCCGAGGCCCTGGTCGAAGACCATTTCCGGAGGCACCCGGGAGTCGATGCAGCCGAGGACGAGCGCGAACGGGTGCTGACTGGTCGTCAGCGCCTGCCTGACGGCGGGAGACTCGTCGGGATGCTGCTGGCGGAAGGTGCGCCAGCGGCGGTTGCCCGCGGCCAGCTCTCGCAGAGCCTCCTCGGCGGTGGTGGGCCGCTTGCGCGGAGCGGCGGTGGGGGGTGCGGCGACCGCGGGTTCGGCGCCGATGGCCAGGCCCGCGCCGAGAACGGCGGTCCCGGTGAGCGCGGCGCGCAGGAGTGAGCGCCGGGCGGGGGGTGTCGCGCCGGAGACCGGAGCGACGGGTGCCGTCCGCTGCGGCTGGACGGCACTGTGGGGTGTTGGGTCAGAGTTCACGGAAGGGAACGTATGTCCGGCTCGATGCCCCCCTGTTCGGGTTGCCGATTCATGATCAAACGTTGATCAGTTCTTGGCGTCTCCGAGGGAGTTCCTTGGCCGGGGACAGGGCCACAGACCCGGGGTTGCCGCCAACAACCTTGCGACGCAACCGCGTTGACCAGGTTCCAGTGGCTCCACTTCCCCCCTCTTGACAGGTGGCCACCTCTGGCCCAGTGTTGCGGATCGACATGTAGAACGCAATATATTGCATATGGCAGGAGGATCCGTGGACACCGCTCACCCCCGTCCAGGCAGCCCCGACACCCAGCGGCACCCCCGGCCGAACCGGCGCCCGGAGTCGGTCAGGAAGGTGGGCCGGATCGCCGGCAAGGCCATCCTCTGCTTCGAACTCGTCACCACCGTGATCCTGGTCATCGCGGTGGGCCTGGCCAGGTTCGCGGACATCGGCAAGAGCGCACCCGTGCGGGGCGCCGACGCCGAGGACCTGGACGGTCTGAGCCGGGGCATCGACTTCCACGAGCTACTGCTGCACGCCGTACCGAAGAACATCTTCGCCGCGTTTGGGGAGGGCAACCTGCTCGGAGCGATCGTCTTCGCCCTCCTATCGGCCTGCCCGCCGAAGGCATCGCCCTGCTGCTCGGCGTGGACTTCATCGTCGACATGGCCCGCACCGGCGTGAACGTCATCGGCAACTCGCTCGCCGCCGCCGTCGACAGTTCCGAGAAGCGGCGCGAGGCCAAGCTCGCCCATCGCGGCAACGGCAGCGGCACTCCCCACCTCCCTGCCACGCACGAGCACACGCCCCTGCGGAAGGAAACCGCGCAGTGAACACCCCCACGCCCACCCCCGCTCCCGAACCCGCCCCGGTCTCCGCCCCCGAGATCATCGGCATCCTGGGCGGGATGGGCCCGGCGGCCACCGCCGACTTCTACACCAAGCTCGTCTCGGCCACGCCCGGCTCCAGCGACCAGGACCACCTCCGGACGGTCATCTGGTCCGACCCCACCATCCCCGACCGCACCGAGGCCCTCCTCGGCGACGGACCCGACCCCACACCCTGGCTCCTCGACGGCAGCCGCGTCCTGCGCGAGGCCGGCGCCACCGTCATCGCCATCCCCTGCAACACCGCGCACGCCTTCGTCCCCCGCATCGCCGACCATGTCGGTCTGCCCATCGTCCACATGATCGGCGAGGTCGCCGGGCACCTCAGCACCCTGAGCCCCCGCATCCGCACCGCCGGTCTGCTCGCCACCACCGGAACCGTCCGCGCGGACCTGTACCAGGAGTGGCTGGACCACTTCGGCATCCGTCTCGTCCTGCCCGACGGCAACAGCCAGGACCATGAGGTCATGGCCGCCATCCACGCGGTGAAGGCGGGCACCCACGACGCCGCGACGACCGCGCTCCTGGCCCGCGCCGCCCGGCGCCTCACCCGGCGGGGCGCACAGGCGGTCATCGCGGGCTGCACCGAGATCCCCCTCGGCCTTCCCGCCGACGCCGTCGACGTCCCTCTCGTCGACCCGGCTCTCGTCCTGGCCCACGCCCTGGTCCGCCGGGCCGGCGCCAAAGCAGCAGCCGCCTAGGGCGGCTTACAGGGCCGATGTACTGTACGCAATATGTCACTCGACAGCCCTGTCTCCCGCCGTCTCCTCAGCGACGAGGTCTTCCACCGACTGCGCGACTCCATCGTGCGCGGGGAGCTGGTCCCCGGCGAGAAGGTCAAGGACGGTGAGCTCGCCGAGCGCCTCGGGCTCAGCCGCACCCCGGTACGCGAGGCGCTCGCCCGCCTCACCGACATCGGCCTGGTCGAGTCGAAACCCGGCGTCTACACCCGCATCACCACCCTCAACCGCCGCGACGCGGAGAAGACCCTCGCCGTGCTGCGCACCCTCGACCGGCTCGCCATCGAGACAGCGGTGCCCGTCATGACCCGGCAGGACCTCCAGCGCATGCGCGAGGCGAACCGCGACTTCGCACGGGCCGTCGCCGCCAACGACACCACCACCGCACTCGCCGCCGACGACCGCTTCCACGCCGTCCCCACCGAGGCCGCGGACAACCCCATGCTCAGCC
The DNA window shown above is from Streptomyces sp. NBC_01451 and carries:
- a CDS encoding SMP-30/gluconolactonase/LRE family protein, translated to MRMAGVRTLLTGRGLVESPRWHGDRLYFSDWSAGEVISVDLAGHGEVIARVASLPLCTAWLPDGRLVIVSSPDGLLLRREPDGTLVTHADLGRPGWNDIVVDGRGNAYVNRAGFNPMAGEEVRPGFVHLATPDGSVRQVADDIAFPNGMAVTPDNSTLIVADSYRHHLVAFDIGMDGTLSNRRVWADLGQGTPDGICVDAQNAVWYADVPNRRCVRVGVGGTVLQTVTLDRGCFACALGGPDGMTLFIVAAQWQGMTELEPVAPGTGQVLTLQVAVPGAGWP
- a CDS encoding cation:dicarboxylate symporter family transporter, translated to MDTAHPRPGSPDTQRHPRPNRRPESVRKVGRIAGKAILCFELVTTVILVIAVGLARFADIGKSAPVRGADAEDLDGLSRGIDFHELLLHAVPKNIFAAFGEGNLLGAIVFALLSACPPKASPCCSAWTSSSTWPAPA
- a CDS encoding aspartate/glutamate racemase family protein, with product MNTPTPTPAPEPAPVSAPEIIGILGGMGPAATADFYTKLVSATPGSSDQDHLRTVIWSDPTIPDRTEALLGDGPDPTPWLLDGSRVLREAGATVIAIPCNTAHAFVPRIADHVGLPIVHMIGEVAGHLSTLSPRIRTAGLLATTGTVRADLYQEWLDHFGIRLVLPDGNSQDHEVMAAIHAVKAGTHDAATTALLARAARRLTRRGAQAVIAGCTEIPLGLPADAVDVPLVDPALVLAHALVRRAGAKAAAA
- a CDS encoding GntR family transcriptional regulator, with the translated sequence MSLDSPVSRRLLSDEVFHRLRDSIVRGELVPGEKVKDGELAERLGLSRTPVREALARLTDIGLVESKPGVYTRITTLNRRDAEKTLAVLRTLDRLAIETAVPVMTRQDLQRMREANRDFARAVAANDTTTALAADDRFHAVPTEAADNPMLSRIVEQLHPQIHRILYRKFSTLLGGRNTIEHHDQLIDVCAGGDARAAAELSAHHWSELGGHINQLFDTDQFTEAAAP
- a CDS encoding carbonic anhydrase: MNSDPTPHSAVQPQRTAPVAPVSGATPPARRSLLRAALTGTAVLGAGLAIGAEPAVAAPPTAAPRKRPTTAEEALRELAAGNRRWRTFRQQHPDESPAVRQALTTSQHPFALVLGCIDSRVPPEMVFDQGLGDLMTIRSGGQVLDEAVLGSLAYGVLELGIPLLMVLGHQSCGAVKATVQADESGEALPAHIQYLADQIRPAIDHSKTGDARVDATIDANIRLIRSRLAAEPDLAAKVDSGALTIVGARYELTTQRVHRIG